From Blattabacterium cuenoti, a single genomic window includes:
- a CDS encoding Lrp/AsnC family transcriptional regulator, producing the protein MILRYNTDEIDNTIVKKLNINARTPYTEISKQISQEIKPLSVGTVHVRVKKLEDAGIIKGSTLIIGYESLGFHLIAFVGILSDSRESKLVKEELKKIPNIVQLYITSGKYNLFCRIIARDPSDARDVISKIGEIKGVLRTESTICLEESINDENRLLSNILQKHQTSYKKKT; encoded by the coding sequence ATGATTCTAAGATATAATACAGATGAAATTGACAATACTATTGTCAAAAAACTAAACATAAATGCTAGAACTCCCTATACTGAAATTAGTAAACAAATTAGTCAAGAAATTAAACCGTTATCTGTTGGAACAGTTCATGTGAGAGTTAAAAAATTAGAAGATGCAGGAATTATTAAAGGAAGTACCCTAATTATAGGGTATGAATCATTAGGTTTTCATTTAATAGCTTTTGTAGGAATTTTATCAGATTCTCGTGAATCCAAATTAGTCAAAGAAGAATTAAAAAAAATTCCAAATATTGTACAATTATATATTACTTCAGGAAAATATAATTTATTTTGTAGAATTATTGCCAGAGATCCTTCAGATGCGAGAGATGTTATTTCTAAAATAGGAGAAATAAAAGGAGTACTTAGAACAGAATCTACTATTTGTTTAGAAGAAAGCATAAATGATGAAAACAGATTATTATCTAATATTTTACAAAAACATCAAACATCTTATAAAAAAAAAACATGA
- a CDS encoding HD family phosphohydrolase encodes MANLLKFYKKNIAYRIFILIIVILLLTFFFPKKEILKYEFLEGKTWSYGDLFSPFNFLIPKNSQDIDLEIKELKKNQEIFCIKNEKIVKNIKRKLKKITFFRKNKKHYKIIHHIINAIYKYGYIKDYNNCIKQNKTHIIFFKKNKKWIPILYKKIFTYNKVNKMIDNNFKKKSNHVRTLKKILKKIIIPNLFYSQYYTDFFFQKKIQSIKNIKYYFTKGDNIIRNNEMIDKNKFEILSFFKKEYENKIWNQKKYYCLIIGYFLIISIIFTLFMLYIFYFEHKVFKNDRKVNFLVINILLISLITITILKYHSKILYIIPFCILPISTRAFFNFNLSIFIHLITILLLSLITPNSFEFIFIQIITGVLVMLTKKNIYKMENLFIAAAKITMTYIITFSLLTLIREGSLEKISLYTFSLFFFSGVLTLFVHPLIFLFEKLLNLTSDISLLELSDNNTPILRLLSQKAPGTLQHVLTVANIAEEAAVEIGAHSLLVRIGAIYHDIGKIKNSIFFTENQHNKINPHERLSPKESAKIILEHVSIGIELAKKYHLPDSITDFIRTHHGNSVVYYFYEKQKKINPNIEVDKKQFQYSGPKPFSKETAIVMIADSVEAASKSIKNPSTEDLENLVENIIQKQKIENQFSNADITLKEIEKVKQVLKRKLINIYHTRIEYTNP; translated from the coding sequence ATGGCTAACTTATTAAAATTTTATAAAAAAAATATTGCATATAGAATTTTCATTCTAATTATTGTAATCTTGCTATTGACATTTTTTTTCCCAAAAAAAGAGATTTTAAAATATGAATTTTTAGAAGGAAAAACTTGGTCTTATGGAGATTTATTTTCTCCATTTAATTTTTTAATTCCAAAAAATAGTCAAGATATTGATTTAGAAATCAAAGAATTAAAAAAGAACCAAGAAATATTTTGTATTAAAAATGAAAAAATAGTAAAAAACATAAAAAGAAAATTAAAAAAAATTACATTTTTTCGAAAAAACAAAAAACACTACAAAATTATTCATCATATCATCAATGCGATATACAAATATGGGTACATCAAAGATTATAATAATTGTATAAAACAAAACAAAACTCACATAATTTTTTTCAAAAAAAATAAAAAATGGATTCCAATTTTATACAAAAAAATTTTTACTTATAATAAAGTGAATAAGATGATTGATAATAATTTTAAGAAAAAAAGTAATCATGTAAGAACATTAAAAAAAATTCTAAAAAAAATTATTATTCCCAATTTATTTTATAGTCAATATTATACCGATTTTTTTTTTCAAAAAAAAATACAGTCCATCAAAAACATTAAATACTATTTTACAAAAGGAGATAATATTATTAGAAATAATGAGATGATAGATAAAAATAAATTTGAAATTTTATCTTTTTTTAAAAAAGAATATGAAAATAAAATATGGAATCAAAAAAAATATTATTGTCTTATTATAGGATATTTTTTAATAATAAGTATAATATTTACTTTATTTATGTTATATATTTTTTATTTTGAACATAAAGTATTCAAAAATGATAGAAAAGTAAATTTTTTAGTTATAAATATACTATTAATATCATTAATTACCATTACAATTTTAAAATATCATTCTAAAATATTATATATAATTCCTTTCTGTATACTTCCTATAAGTACACGTGCTTTTTTCAATTTTAATTTAAGTATTTTTATTCACTTAATCACCATTTTATTGTTATCCTTAATTACACCCAATAGTTTTGAATTCATTTTTATTCAAATCATTACAGGAGTTTTAGTTATGTTGACAAAAAAAAACATTTATAAAATGGAAAATCTTTTTATTGCTGCAGCAAAAATAACCATGACCTATATTATTACTTTTAGTTTGCTTACATTAATCCGTGAAGGATCTTTAGAAAAGATTTCTTTGTATACATTTTCTTTATTCTTTTTTAGTGGAGTCTTAACTTTATTTGTTCATCCATTAATTTTTCTTTTTGAAAAATTATTAAATTTAACCTCAGATATTTCATTATTAGAATTATCTGATAATAATACTCCTATATTAAGGTTATTATCTCAAAAAGCTCCAGGTACTTTACAACATGTTTTAACAGTTGCAAACATAGCAGAAGAAGCGGCTGTCGAAATTGGTGCTCATTCTCTATTAGTAAGAATAGGAGCAATTTATCATGATATAGGAAAAATTAAGAATTCTATATTTTTTACAGAAAATCAACATAATAAAATTAACCCTCATGAAAGATTAAGTCCAAAAGAAAGTGCTAAAATTATTTTAGAACATGTATCTATAGGAATAGAACTAGCAAAAAAATATCATTTACCTGATTCTATTACTGATTTTATACGTACTCATCATGGAAATAGTGTTGTTTATTATTTTTATGAAAAACAAAAAAAAATAAATCCAAATATAGAAGTAGATAAAAAACAATTTCAATATTCTGGTCCTAAACCATTTTCTAAAGAAACTGCTATTGTCATGATAGCAGATTCCGTAGAAGCAGCTTCAAAAAGTATCAAAAATCCATCTACTGAAGATTTAGAAAATTTAGTTGAAAATATAATTCAAAAACAAAAAATTGAAAATCAATTTTCCAATGCAGACATTACTTTGAAAGAAATAGAAAAAGTGAAACAAGTTTTAAAAAGGAAATTAATAAATATTTATCATACTAGAATCGAATATACTAATCCTTAA
- the clpP gene encoding ATP-dependent Clp endopeptidase proteolytic subunit ClpP has protein sequence MNYHKNSEEFMLYATKHKKISSLTIHEYIKFMTPYIVEERKLNVAQMDVFSRLMMDRVIFLGTTIEDQVANIVQAQLLFLQSVDPIKDIQIYINSPGGDVYAGLGIYDTMQIIEPDVATICTGMAASMAAVLLCSGVKNKRSALKHSRIMIHQPIGGTQGQASDIEITVREILKLKKELYEIISKHSGLPIEKIEKDSDRDYWMTSIEAKEYGMIDEVLEGKK, from the coding sequence ATGAATTATCATAAAAACTCAGAAGAATTTATGCTGTATGCTACAAAACATAAAAAAATTAGTAGTTTAACAATTCATGAATATATTAAATTTATGACACCTTATATTGTTGAAGAAAGAAAATTAAATGTAGCTCAAATGGATGTTTTTTCTCGTTTAATGATGGATAGAGTTATTTTCTTAGGAACGACAATAGAAGATCAAGTAGCCAATATAGTACAAGCTCAGTTATTATTTTTACAATCTGTAGATCCTATAAAGGATATTCAAATATATATTAATTCTCCAGGAGGAGATGTTTATGCGGGGTTAGGAATATATGATACAATGCAAATTATAGAACCGGATGTTGCGACTATTTGTACTGGTATGGCGGCATCTATGGCTGCTGTATTACTTTGTTCAGGAGTAAAAAATAAAAGATCAGCATTAAAACATTCTAGAATTATGATTCATCAACCTATAGGAGGAACACAAGGACAAGCTTCTGATATTGAAATAACAGTTCGTGAAATTTTAAAATTAAAAAAAGAACTTTACGAAATTATATCAAAACATTCAGGATTACCTATTGAAAAAATAGAAAAAGACTCCGATAGAGATTACTGGATGACTTCGATAGAAGCTAAAGAATATGGAATGATTGATGAAGTATTAGAAGGTAAAAAATGA